agtcatggtgacccctggttcccatcaccaccactactgtaaatagatctgaaccatttcacagcaaaccactctctttacatctctCACACTGAATTTcagaaatttaaaacaaaaaaaaaatctgaaattctttAAAATCTCCACCAAAAAAATCCACTTTATCAGATTCATATGAACATGCCAGAATTACCTGTAGTCTGCAAAAGCGTCCAGTAAGTCATctgttttgaaaatggctgGAAAATCGTAGATTTCGATGACGTGAGCAAACTCTTCCTGGTTAATCCACGCGTTCTCAAAGCTGGAGTAATCATTCTGGGCATTCTCAATCACCACCTCTCCTTCCTTCAGATGGGCTGTAATCTTAGCAAatagaaaacagacaaaaataggGCACATAAAACAATGACAATTAcccaaacaaaaagaaaacaaacataattaaTAACATTGTTCTACCACCGTCAACAGGGCCCTGCAACATGAATTCTTAATGGAAACTTCTGTGGCTCAGTTGAAAGCATTTGGCTCATAGCGCTGATATTCAGTTTATGATTTGGGACCATAAACAACTCTGACCAAGCATGGTGTCATGGTGTAAATATCTCTTCAGAGGAGAAATCTGATTCTCTATTGACATGAAATGTAAAGCGGTTGTTGGTTTCCTGTTTATATTCTACAACTGTGTAGATATTTAGTCCAATTATAATTGTGCATTTATATCTAATCCTGTTTAAATTTGAGATATACTGATGAATCTTTTTATAACTTCTAAAGATTCGTAATTGGATCTTTGTAATGTCAAAGATTTAGACTTCAGCTGAGATGAGTTCTTGAGGGTTTTTTGACAATCTTAATTTCAATTCTGGTCTGAATTATGCTCTGTACCTCGGAGTAGAAGTCATCGCTCTCCTCTTTGTTCTGCGGCTGGCAAGGTGATTCGGTGGGTGTGATATTACTACAGTCCTCCTCTGCCTGGTCCTCCAGGGTCATTGCCATGAAGTAGGAGACAGTCTGGTCCCAGGCTGGAGGCCAGGGGTAGGGCCCTGACCCTGAAACCTGCATAAACATGTCCTGCTCGCCCACCGATTCATCAGTGCTGTAAAACACTGGCTCTGGATTGGCTGCAGAAGgttctgctgtgtctgagctgGACTCCTCTGAAGTGCTGAGGCAGCAACTGGAGGAGCTTCTGCTGGGCTCATCAGAACCTGAGCTTTCACATGCCTTCTGCCTCAAAGCTCGAGGAACGTAGATGGCTTTATCTGGCCTTTTAGTTCCTCTGCTGCGGACGGATCTCAGTCCGGCTGGTTGGCTGCTTGATGTTCCCTCCATTCGCCTGTCCCTCCTGCACGGCTGCTCATATAAACTACCgtctgtgtcactgctgtccTCCCTGGGTGGTAACCTTGCAGAACAGACAGAAgtaaaacattcatttgaaaGCCAAACAATAAAATCTGTTGTGTTTGCTCTGTATTATCCCCTTGCAATAACCTAATAATTTCTCCACTCCTAAAGTGAACGTTTGGCAAcaaattaaagggcccacatcatggAAAATTGAATTTCCCtcagtttgatgtagtatggaAGCAATCATAAAGTTTCAGAACATACCATTCAATACCCAGTCCATAAGTTCGCTATGAAAACAAGAAGCTCTGACAGATCTTTAAATTTATCCAGACatccacctttaaaagctcccccaCATAAGgttttcaaaaagatggttatgaatacactgcctgttGTTTGagacattatattaaaaaaataaaggtttaaaataCTTAggcctaaaatgtacttttaaaaatcTAGTCGGGGTGAAGGGATACATGCAGAGTGAggcaaaatatgtatttttccagatttactaCCAATTTACAATCAGAAGTCTGAAGTCTCCACTCAAAAGACACGTGCAGGTTAaatggtggttttggatagtaataaAATGTCTAGATCTGTGTTGTACat
The DNA window shown above is from Pygocentrus nattereri isolate fPygNat1 chromosome 18, fPygNat1.pri, whole genome shotgun sequence and carries:
- the r3hcc1 gene encoding R3H and coiled-coil domain-containing protein 1 produces the protein MDSWSKKLWKKRRQVQSPHHLTTLADSCYDGCYLPKQENQFVHKVLEELDAFQKRDDQKSVLLFPPLPSRLRFLIHKTAENHPNLSTFSVGEAWSRRVAICYSHLRLPPREDSSDTDGSLYEQPCRRDRRMEGTSSSQPAGLRSVRSRGTKRPDKAIYVPRALRQKACESSGSDEPSRSSSSCCLSTSEESSSDTAEPSAANPEPVFYSTDESVGEQDMFMQVSGSGPYPWPPAWDQTVSYFMAMTLEDQAEEDCSNITPTESPCQPQNKEESDDFYSEITAHLKEGEVVIENAQNDYSSFENAWINQEEFAHVIEIYDFPAIFKTDDLLDAFADYSEGGMKIKWVDNTHALGVFSSASAAMQALSIRHPLLKTRTLSEGSKKAKGKAMRRAEFIQPVKERPRTDTAVARRMVTRALGLRGGSRGKRY